The sequence below is a genomic window from Nicotiana tomentosiformis chromosome 6, ASM39032v3, whole genome shotgun sequence.
TTCTAAACCAAAAGTAGTTAATAATAATCCCACTTTCTCAGTCGTCCTCTTCCCTCTAGCATCTTACCATCTTCTCAAAATCAAACACACAGGAGACCACTCGCTATTCATGATGGTAAATCCTCCACTACAACAGATCTCTCTCCTCTCTTACCCAGCACAGGCAAACAAACTTTCACATTTTTTTTGGATGAGTATAAGTACTTGCTCGAAACCAATGGATACAAACCAAAACAATGGATCACAGAGTTGGTGATTCCATAGAAAGCCAGAAAGGAAATATTTTTCATATCTTTATATAGGGGGGCTAGGGGCGCCAGTAAGGGTGGTTGAGAAGATCTGACGGAATAGAAAGATAGTCCAATTCAATAAAACAAAAGCTGGACAAAAGAAGTGGAAACTTCTCAGGAAATCGAAAAAAATTTGTCCATGACAAGCAGAGTCTAAATATCAACTTCAAAGTCTCTTGATTCAGTATTAGGTAAAACTGAAGAAAGAAGCACAACGGATGACAATATAAAAGTATTCATACCCGAATTTCATTCTCTCTCAAGTAGTCCTGAAGGGCACTGATGGCAGGACTTAAGCTGTGATACAGAACAAAAGCAGTGACCAACAATAACACCTCCACAAAGAGGGCCGGAACTGAGTTCTAAAACGGAAGTCAAAGAGTGAGTTCATTTACCAATACTCCATTAATTTGCACATAGAAGCCTGATATGTGGATGTATGATGAATGAAAGTGAGTGGGTGCGCTTTTCCTTCCCTGCAAGAAGACATCCCAAATTATTGTAACAGTTGAAGAGCACCTTATAACTTCAGTTACACAAAGCAGTCAATCAGGAAGTGTTAAGTTAACCACCTCATATTTGTTACAACAGCCTGATTATATGCAGTTCGTTCTTCTTCAAATAATACACGCTGCAGATCTGTGAATGAGTTCAAAGGTGCATCAAGATTGAGAAGAGACGAGGATGGCAGAACCAGAAGAGGGATTTCCTTTCTAACATATTCTGCACCACTGTCACCAACCAAAAACATTTAGAGATTAAACCAAGCATTTGATTAACAAGGAAATAGCAAAACATAGAAATTCACTGAATTAAACAGCATGCCTTATCAACTTGACGCGATACAAGCTCTATTGTAGCTTCTCAGACATACAACATTATCTCAACAAGAGAGACTTGTAAAAGAACAATAGATTTTGGGATAAAACGACTTCAGTAAACAAGCAACTAGTGCTCTTTGTTTCTTTACATGTGCTTTAACTATGAACATTATTAGATAGAATAAAAAATGCCAAAGTGATTATGCAACTTCTTCAAATAAATTATACAAGTCATTAAGCCCAAATGGTCAAAATGTGAAGCTTAGTATCCAAGGACCTCATCAACATATACTATATTAAATTTCCAGTGTAAAACCCCAAAGTAAGCGCCTGAACAAAGAACCTATAGAATCAGTTGTCCTCCAACTTTCGGACTTGTAGAATTCCAGGTTATGACATTATAATGGAGTGTATCATCATTCAGAAAAACATAGTTCAGAAAAGCAGTAAGCGCATTTGTTATGTCATGTATCGGCACACATTCGTTTAACTAAGCCTGACAATCTTTGCCAAACATGTCAAATAGAGATTTTGTACATCTATATTTAAGTAGTTGCCCAGCAGGGCgtcatttcttcttcaattgcAAGCTTAAGCTAATTTTCCATTTGACACTCCTCCAGCAACGTAATATATAACGTGCTTAAAAGGAACACATAAAATACTCAGAGATTCTAGTTGTTAAAGACCCACAGTGGTTGAGGGTATAGGATGTAGTTTCTTTATATGGTCTTGAACAATTCCCATCCCATGAGCAAGCTTTTGAATGAGTCAAACTCAATGTCCGTCACTGATTTTGGGTTTCCAATGTTGGTCCCCATGACAAGTTATCCAGAGTCTAGATGTCCAGCTCTAGGTGTGTACGGGCTGTAATCCTTACCACTTGAGCTAACTTTTGGGGTTGAGTGAGGCCACTATGTTAACAGTGACTTAACACTAGTCAATGGTGCAAATAACTAATGATGAGCTGGTAAAAAGTTCAAAGAATTTCACAATGATGTACTTCTTTTTGAGGGTCTGGATACTCACATcacaatttttttttatctttttggtAAGTAAACAATTTATTGCTATAAACTGCACTAAGAAGACGCCAATATGCACAATAAAAAACTCAGTCCTATTATACTATAAGTGCAGACTGTTGAGGGAATCCATCAACCTATTAGTCATATAATTTAGTAATTTACACCAAAAagctaaaaaaagaaaaaaaggagtaTTTGCATTTGATCTTGTACGATGGTTCTGTCTTTCCTTCAAAACACCTTAAATTCCTTTCCTTCCAAATAACACGGGAAAAAAAGGCATAGTGGAACCATAAACTTCTGACTTCTTTGTATAGATTCAGATCATATTAAGTAATCAAGTACGTACTCAAATGTACCTCATCTCCAGATTTGATCGATGCATTGCTTCTTGCATACTTTCTGACATGTCCATTGGATCTACATCAATGATTGCATTACTAAGACTGTTGGCTTGAAGGTTTTCTCCAACTCTGTTATCAACATTCGCAAAGAAATTGCCCAAGTCCGTAGATCTTGCCCCACCCTAACCAATCAGTTAAAATTAGCATGCACTACCGAAGCAGTCCAAGGCTAAAAATAGAGATGGGTGAAAATATTTCTGATCATCTGAAAAACAGCTAGCATGATAGTTTTCTCCAAGTCTACTGCCAATATTAGCAAAGAGATCCACCACGTACATAGATTTTCCCCCATCCTAATCAATCGCCTATAATTAGCAGTTGAGCACACACTAAAGAAGCACTCAGATAAAGAAAACATTCAAAGGCTAAAAAGAGATACGAGTGAAAGAAGTTCTAATCCTCAATCATAAAAAAAATCAACAACCAAATGGAGCATTCTTTTTTCCTAATACTTAAATGGCGAAAGTAACAGGGTACAAACAAAAAGATCCATAAATGGGTTTGTTGAAACGATTAGGATCTAGTATAGGGTTGGAAATCTTGAGATCAGACCAACCCATCAaccaaattttaataaaaaaaatatactgAATCTAACCTCACACCTTGTGCCCAAAAACTTTAAAAGAAAAGGAACAGAAAACAAGCAGAAGAGAAAGAAAGGATAGGCATAAAGCCCAAATTTTGCTTTTTTCTAGGGAGACAGGTATGTTCATTTGCAGATCCACAGATAGCTTGGCACGCCAAATATAGGCAATTTCAACAAATTCGATATACTCACTACAGAACCGTGAACTTGAAGAATTACCAGCTCAGGCCATGCATAATTCTATGACAGCTGGAAATGAAGGGTGGTAATCCATAAAAGAAAATCATTGTATATTTGTATATCTTTTAAGCCTTGTACAATGTACACCACAATGCAGCAGCCTCTCAAGGTCCAGAAAATTGCAACTACtaacatgctttgtttaaattaTGAAATGACTAAACGTACCTTAGAAGCCAAAGCAGCAGCTCTTGAATCACCAGTGTCTTGTTCAAGACTCTCAATCTTTGAACCAGCTCTAGATGTGTCTGCGGAACTTAATGATGATTCAAGGTCTATAACAGAACTTTTATGTACGGGGGAAAGAGAAATAGGCCTCAACATGTGATTCTGTTGCTTTCCATCCATGGACTGAAATGCAATAACTTGAATTCTTCCGACCTGAAACATAAGCAAATAGTTTGTAGACATGCACTGGCCAAGACATTACACTGCTACTGTTCTACATTTGCAGTGGCCAAGACATTATACTGGTGCTGATCTACTGATAGCAAACAATCTTACACTACCTTCTGTGCATCTTCACTAAAACATGAAAATATCAACCCAATAAACCCAGCATCCAGAAGTTGATACATGGCTTGAGTGCGGACATCTGCATGGTTTTACATAAGCATGTTATGATTTTCATGGACTGAAATAAAGACAACTAGCTTTTGACAACACAAGTATCAAGCTGAGAAGAGAATAACCAATGAGCAGACTTAAACCACAAATAACCTCCAGATAACATTTAGCTCTTGTCTCTATAAGTTGCTGGAGTCCAAACCATCCAAGGAACAACAACTACAAACAGATCAATCTTAGGAGAATGCAAAAGGATTAAAAAAGACAGGCCAGTCCTATCCTGCATTTAAGTTTTATGTATAATTGCCAATTCCAGGGAAATTAATTTTTTCTGTCCTTTTTTTCTAACAAGACAGTTAATTTTTTCTGTCTAATATAGGTCTTAGTCAATGTTTTGTCTAATTTGGGTCTTACTCAATATCTTTtttttataaaagaaaaaaaaactcttaATGACGCTGAAAAGCAACTTTTCCCACAGCAGTCAATTGCCCAATCCCTTCTTAAGAAAAGAACTATAGACATAGTATTGAAAATGTATCACTCGTTACAGTCTTATTATGTCAACATCCGATAGCTCAGTCGACCTTTGAGTTGTGGCCGGTGGCTAACTCACGTTTCTAGTCTATTTTTTTACTTCATATTCTTCATTGATCTAGCTTTTTAAGTGCTAGGCTAGCTTTGCTATGTCACATTTTTCTCCACCAAGGTTATTCTTATTATGTTGTATTCAAACCAAGGATCTTGTTTTATTCTTAAGATGTTTAAAGTCCTAAAAGGTACCAACAATGAGTTTCGAGAGATTTTAGAAATGGAATTAAGTTTAGAATGCAATAGATTTGGGAATCTGAGCACATATCTTACTCCAAAACATAGAGTAATCAGTTTTTGGAACTATTTCTACGGACATCTACGGATGGTGAAAGTGATTCATCTTTTGACCTTCTTTGACAAATGGAAAATGCAGAGGATAATAAACATAGATAAGAACGAATTATGTGCTATCCAAGCCTTATCACAAACTCAAACAAATTCATAAAACTACAGATCTGGACTACAGCCAATAACAGCAGCAGCAGCACAACAACAAAGGTCAAGAGAGTCGAGATAAACTTTCAATGTTCCAAAGAGCACCGCATAGAAACCAACAAGGGATTGTACTAAAGCATGTTTGAGAAACACAACCTTGTCGAACAATCACCAAAATAAAGATGATTGCAAATTTAGACTAATGTTGGATATCGAGGACCACTTGATTTTGACACCCTCATACTCTAGTAGGTAATTCACTAGTTCTCCAAATGGAGTTAAACAATAGCTCTAGCAGAAAGGAGAGAGCCAATACCTAATATCCAAATACAGCAAAAAACTTCTATTAAGAGTTCTGTCTAAAAGAAAATTCTAGGATTCATGCAGAAAGACCATCTTTAGTTTCCTAAATGTAATGGGACCAAAGTATAAACTAGAAGGTGCTCATACAACAACTACGCCTTAGTCCCATACAACTAGAAGGTGCTCATAGAGGCACTAACTACCTACCAACATGGGAAGGCAGCACTGTAATGTGGGGATGTGAGTGGTACCAGCCAATCACTCTTGTTGTTCTTCCAGTTGCCAGGGTCATTCTGTGCTAAGAAAGTTAAAGCAACAAATCCAGACTAGAATTTTCCGGATGAAACTGCATTATCACAACCACAACCCAATCATATACATTTGATATATCAAGCAACAAACCCAATAAATTTAAGCTGTATGAAACCAGCGACCAAACGAGAACAGAGATCTTCTTTTAGACAACTGTTATCCAGGCCCAAAAAGCAGTTTGCATGTCATAGGAAAATATGGTTACGAAGTCAAGCTCTCATATAGTAGAAACATGTCATGCACTCTGCATAAAGAAAAGTTTGCACAGACAATCCTAAGAAGACATAATGCCAGATTATTATTTGACATGTTCCCCAAGTTCAATATAATGAAATGAACTTGGGgaacattaccctccccagaccccacttgtgggattccactgggttgttgttgttgttccccAAGTTCATTACAAGGAAAAGAAATCATGATTTACTAATAGATTAGACATGTTAATATCAAATGGAAAACGTTTGCAAAAACAATGGAACAGCCCATTGCATGGGATTCAAATTGTTTCACATTATGAAGAAAATAAATCTATGTTTATGAACATTCAAATTGTTTCACATTTGGATTCAAATTTAACCAAAAGCGATCTTTCAAGTAATTACAAGTAAAGCTATACAAAGAAATTATTCTACCAGGTACTAAATGATATTGATCTATGTTACTGTGTTACAACTTTCAGAAGGGCAAGGGCATTGAAAAATATTCATTAATTGTGCACAGAGCAGGAAGGATATCTCAGCCTTGGCTGATGCAGCAGTCAGCTGCTCAGGATTGGTCTCAACGCGGTCCTTCCGCCTGTCGCAACGTGGCTGCGGCAGCGCTGCCCATATAAGTGCAGTAACACTACCATCTTTTGAGTGCTGCAAATTGCGACAGAACAAATATTACTTTTTTTGGTAATTAACAAACATTACTTTTGCATGTGGAAAATATGGCTTAGTAGGAAAATCATAATCAATGGAGTATCAAATAGCATGTAAATCAAGGAACGAAATCATAAGATAACTGCATAGCGAACGTTTAGCGAGCAAATGTCTAAACTACAACATGAGTTCATGACAAACCAAAATCAGAGTCTATTAACTACTGGGAAAGGTCATGCAAGGACGAGGTTAAACATGGACCATCGAAGATGGACCAGCTATCTACAAAAATagatattaaatttaaatatgacttTGACTTACTAAGATTTTTATCTCTCCTGATTAGTAAGGAAAAGCAAAATACATACTGAATGTTTTGCAAGTACATGTCTAAACATGACAAACTAAATTCAGAGTCTACACGCTACTGGGGAAGGTCGCGGAAAGACAAAGTTGCTACCTGAATGCAACAATATTAATTTCTCCAGGAGAAAGAcaggaaattttcaaaaattctttTACCATTTGCAGACACAGCATCCAATAATTCAAGAATTCCATAAAATATAACAAAAAATCCAAAACCCATTATCAATAATAGCTGGAAATTGACTTACTTTAAATCCAACAACGACATAAAGTTAATGCCTTTAAGCAATAATAATACTTATTAAATTTCTCCGGTAAAAGAGAGTTTTTTGAGTAACTCTTTTACAATTTGCAAACACGGAATCCAATAATTCAAGAATTTTAGACAAAATTTTAACAAAACATAAAAAAGAACCATGCAAACATTAAAAGAAGAAATTAACGAACTCTAATCCAACAATGGCATAAAGTTACTGCCTTTAAGCTATAATATCAATTTCCCCCGGGAAAAGAGCTTTTGAGGAACTCTTTTACCATTGAAACACGGCATCCAATAATTCAAGAACTTTTGAGAAAATTTCAGTAAGAAAAATACAAAACTCATTTAGCAAACATAAATAATAGCAGAAAATTAACGAGCTTTAAATCCAACAATGACAATAAAGTTACTGTCTTTAAGCAATAATACCAATTTCTCTGGAAAAAGATACTTTCTTGAGGAGCTCTTTTACCATTTGCAAACACGGCATCCAATAAATCAAGAATTTTGGAGAAAAAttcaacaaaatatacaaaaccCATTTAGCAAACATCAAATAAAAAAAGTAATACTAACTTTCCATCCAACATTGACTAAAGTTGCTGACTTTATGCAATAACATCAATTTCTCAGGCGAAAACAGAGATTTTTGACCAACATTTGCAAAAGCAGCATCCAATATTAGCAACCTTTAATATCCAATATTGACATAAAGTTACTGACTTTAGCAATAACATTAATTTCTCAGGTAGAAATAGAGGTGTTTGACCACCATTTGCAAAAATTGCATCCAATTATACAAAAATTCGATAACTTTCagcaaaaataaacacaaaataaTACCAACAAACATAGGAATGTAACAAACTTTAATATCCAATATTTGACATAAAGTTACTGACTTTATGCAACAATAGTTGTTTAGTTGGAAGAAAGATGGGGGTTTTTACAATCCAAAACCCTAAAAAAACAACTTTCCTTCAAATAGatcaattaaaaaataaaaataaataaaaacctGAGTGTCACCGAGGAGAAGGCCCATAATTTCTTCAGTTTCAGTAGACAATGCATGACTAAGGCATGTTAACCACACTTCCTCTGTCATCTTCACACTCGTTAGCGACATTattcttcttttctctctctttctaAATCTGTATCAGTGTATTGTAATTTGTATATGCAAATGAATTGTCACGTTTTgaacttttttatatttttcctttttgttttggaCAAAGAGGGGAGTGGCTTCCAAGTCTGCTACGTGTGTGAAATAAGAAACTGAACATCGGAAGAAAAAGAGACAGATGAAAGTACAGATCGGAGTGTCACTGTGTGGAGAGTAAATTGTGTTTTTCGTCCTTGGAGTTTTGTTTATGTTCAGATTTGTCCATGTTGTTTTTATGTGTTTAAGAACGGTCCTCGATCTTTTAAAGTGGTTTTTATATATATCCGTATAATTAGGTTAAATTTTCTCTATTTTCGATTTACATGGCTTTCATGTGATTAATTTTTAAACATATGGAGTACTTATTTTTATCACATGTGCAGCTAAAGCAATTAATTACTAACTATCGAGTAGTTATGTCATTTGTGTTAAAAATAACTTTGACATGATACTTAGAATGACAACAAACAAAAAAGTTAGTAGGATAAAATATAGAGCAAAACGGATTAGAATAAACTTTGAAGTAAAAATAATAAAggataaattaaaaaaatgatcAAATACGAGACTATGAGGAATCTTAATCTACTCATGTTTGACTAATATATACCTTAAGccataatattttttataattaaatgATAAAGTTTTCAATTACTATATACTTTTTTGCATATTGACACAActtaaaaaaaataacttttattACATGTCAAGTAGAAGGATTGCctttaactgtaattatataTTTAAAGTGTCTCTAGATTTTATGAAGATCTGTTACGATTAATTTTTGTATTGGAGTCTGTTAGTTCATGTCCTAACAAAGCACAGCAGCAAGTTCCTAACAACAAAAAATCCACCATAATTAATCGTATCACAGGCAATCAAAACTTTGCTGAAGGAATGGATTTTAGGACTTAGAGGTTTGTGAGGCGTGGATCTTGACTAGTAGGCTACTAAATATTGTTGTGAGTCATAATCAGTAAACTGttaattttatttataatatttgaaagttaaaagtatAAACgaatccaaaaaaaatatttcacattTTTTAAATTGAGGAAAAGGTAATCGCTCTTATTTGGTTTGCACAATTCTATCTTGACATTTAATGTAGACATAATTGGATAGGAAGATATTTAAAAATGAATATGAAGACCTTTACAATAAAtggttattatttttctttacatttcaaAAGACAAATAAAGATTGATTGTATGATTATCTAATGCTACAAGGGCCTAGAGGAGCTCAAAAAAACAAATGAAATTGATTGATTGACGCAATGAGTTAACAAGTACTTtacgaagtttaagaaagaaaaagaacttTTGAAATATGTAGTTGTagacggtcaaaatcgagttttgCCCTTTATATaattaatcgagattggaacatgatagtCCAAtgttcatcattgtaatatcgagacGTGGTGCGAAGTATATGTTGtcaagctcgagacccagagaccgatcaagatcgagatcggccaagatcgagatcggccaggatcaagatcgagctcaaaGACCCAGaaaccgatcaagatcgagatcaacCAGGATCAAGACCGAGCCAAGAAAAAAAACCGCTATAGCCGTAATTAggggagaatctcggcgaaaatcacggcacgtatcaagaagaggccgattaattagcctatcatgagagtccttactgtatttagaattgtatcaagagtataactcccctactatataaatgaggtctgatcatttgtaaaagGGGACTGAGGCAGTAAAAAGCAATAGACTAATCTTTTCTTTAGGTTCTCGATACTTTGTTACTCTGCTCATATTTCATTTGCTATTCCATTTGGTTCGAGGGCCAAAGTTGCACATCTCATttggtttgcttttatttttctttacagtcaatttcaatatcaatttgcatattttctcagtttgtgccaagtaaAATTATGTgtccttaaaatcacatataaattcaattgttatccgtttttagggtaaataatttggtgcccaccatggggctaaggataatagtgattgctcgATGCTAATTTTCATAACCAATTGCTCTTGTAAGCGTTTTTTATTCCACGATcagcatgtcgaactctcaagCAGTACCCACACACATCGACAACGGCCTTGGTTTTCATGGCGAAAACGACAACGTAGCCGCCCCAGGAAACGAATTGCTTCCAATTGACCTCGAGGGAGTACTAGTTGCAGACCCCATCGATGTCAGTTCCCATGTTGCCTTGAATGCAAAGTTGGGCatcgaccccgaaaatagcgtcTGCAGAGACGTTCGATCAGCCGGTCAGAACTCACAGGGCGGCGAAGAGGGCGGGATCAGCCTTCGAATAATATTCGAAATATTGCAGGTTCAACAAGCTGCAATAGCACAACTTCAAAATCAGAACCACgcaccgagtaggatcgaacccGAGCCATCACAGGAAATTGTTCACAGGGCCAAACCAGTGCTAGGGAGGTCAAATGTGAATGAGTCAAGAACTGACCCCGCTATCTTGGAAAtgttcgaggaactgacaaagtgaattgaatcgggggagaagaagattgaagcgaatgacaaaaaagtagaaacatataactcccgagttgatcaaattccgggagcaccaccgattttgaagggtttggattcaaaaaggttcgtacaaaagcctttcccctctAGCGCGGCTCCTAAGCACCATTCCAAAGAAATTTCGTATGTCAGaaaattcccaagtataatggaactaccgaccccaacgagcatgtcacttcttacacatgcgcaataaatgggaacgatctagaggacggtGAGATTGAGTATGTACTACTGAATAAATTCGGAGAGACTTTATCAAAGggggcgatgatatggtaccacaatttaccacctaactacattgattcttttgccatgctcgcAGATTTCTTCGTCAAAGCACACGCCGGAgagataaaggtcgagactagaaaatcgaacctcttcaaagtaaaacagaaagacAATGAGATGCTCAGATAGTTCGTATCTCGATTCCAAATGGAGCGCATggatcttgtcacgacccaaaatctaactagtcgtgatgacacctaacccaacctgctaggtaagtcaactttcaattatcaaattccaataatatttattaaagcaatttaagcgaataaagatcttaatcttatacatcccccaagaactagtagtataaatcatgagcttctaaaaatagagtatacaaagcggaaataaaataaatacatagtctgtttgaataatatataaacagagcttttataaatctaaggctaccatgaacaagaggcagctacaataggaatgcaggtacatcttcaaatcccgcaaccatcgagcacagcaacaacaacagccaacatttgcacgcaatgtgcagaagtgtagtatcagtacaacagactccatgtactgagtaagtaacaaacctagccttggGTTGAAAGttgtgacgagcttctaccaaggtcgggtccaccacCAAAtaccaacaacaattcataacaacgtaaagcaaataatacaagaagtaactcagagataagatgctcagtaaaatcatgattttcgaaaatagttctgcctttttaagtacatcagtgaaaaccaaatcgtttaccgaagttatcaaaaatatgaataagtttgaaaataataatttttcttaaaaatcctttcaataataataaataagatgtttcattttcttt
It includes:
- the LOC104119253 gene encoding uncharacterized protein, whose product is MSLTSVKMTEEVWLTCLSHALSTETEEIMGLLLGDTQHSKDGSVTALIWAALPQPRCDRRKDRVETNPEQLTAASAKAERMTLATGRTTRVIGWYHSHPHITVLPSHVDVRTQAMYQLLDAGFIGLIFSCFSEDAQKVGRIQVIAFQSMDGKQQNHMLRPISLSPVHKSSVIDLESSLSSADTSRAGSKIESLEQDTGDSRAAALASKGGARSTDLGNFFANVDNRVGENLQANSLSNAIIDVDPMDMSESMQEAMHRSNLEMSGAEYVRKEIPLLVLPSSSLLNLDAPLNSFTDLQRVLFEEERTAYNQAVVTNMREGKAHPLTFIHHTSTYQASMCKLMEYCLSPAISALQDYLRENEIRLKMLSEEAKVLETEITKGEPNTSSPRRASASLGQRDLYSPTELSMKSVSGSGSRSRKAS